One Salvia splendens isolate huo1 chromosome 12, SspV2, whole genome shotgun sequence genomic window carries:
- the LOC121758371 gene encoding uncharacterized protein LOC121758371 isoform X1, which translates to MAAALARDQALSLLAAANNHGDLAVKLSSLKQAKDILFSIEPSQAAELFPYLAELQSSPETQVRKYLLEVIDEVGAKPSEHLCILFPVLLTFLKDNNPIVVKQSIITGTKILSCVLEELALQHQRRDIVGRWLEELWTGLIKFRDTVLAIIFEAGPIAPKLLGIKFLETFILCFTLDSTEFEMCNPEVMVRQGRMFNISWIAESHPILNPPALMSDANKYLGIFLEILLSASNLPGCVTITTVNSLVAIARKRPVYYKTVLKALLDFSPSVEMAKGRHTVSIQFSLRTAFLGFLRCTHPFMTESREKLLKELRAMNAGDAADQVIRQIDKITRNNERASRDLQVNKDDQLSNQLHIAGDSTKKRTTQIDHEDQNNIYDASLKRLRHGPHSNTNAAADTNDARQDHVNGISAKPPVLDGGLTPVEQMIAMIGALIAEGERGVESLEILISNIHADLLADIVITNMKHLPKNPPPLTKYGNLSSKHRSDTSDPTHVVASNGLATSTQTLDHSAQLPASSLSTTSFAVSDTFASANLSTDSKRDPRRDPRRLDPRRLVVPVDVPPTSVLEDNVVQFPTVQSDFDPVSSSSALISVPQSVPESAPQPLMPTIQTDINLPDSPMTIEVDESIQNDEVLDFDANAITPDKDADYSVHMSPSFSKAEDIVSHASMDVAMLDEAYSPSSEESDEPLPDISNAEASESGSAELPVLPLYIELDEDHQTHVKRLALERIINKYQNSHRTDIKQTQIAVVARLFAQIDVSDVIGMVPKLIISDYEQQKGHELVLHILYHLHSLVISDSASSAAAVYDNFLLAVAKSLLVDLPASNKSFSRLLGEVPCIPDSILGMLDDMCTKSYSGTDGRDGDRVTQGLGAVWSLILSRPLIRQACLDIALKCTVHPKDDIQAKAIRLVSNKLYAVSFISDSIEQFAKNMFFSAVDQHSSDSLLSASANSDRRIGGQVGSAETSTSGSQVSEPGISPNETMKGVQDAPLDDSSNIFSQAHRLMSLFFALCAKKPILLQLVFDSYVRASKAVKQAVHRHINVLMRALGSSYSELLHIISNPPQGSEDLLTQVLHLLSEGRVPPTDLVVTVKHLYETRLKDASILIPIISAFSRDEVLRLPYFPNFSSINEIVYFFMCFQVLPIFPRLVQLPLPKFQMALAHILQGSAHTGPALTPVEVLVAIHDISPERDCLPLKKITDTCSACFEQRTVFTQQVLAKALNQMVDRTPLPLLFMRTVIQAIDAFPTLVDFVMEILSKLVNKQVWRMPKLWVGFLKCISQTQPHSFNVLLQMPSPQLECALSKYPNLRGPLTAFTNQSSIKTSVPRTNLLLLGLASEPHMQQPHAVSYLQASDGPAH; encoded by the exons ATGGCCGCCGCCCTGGCGAGGGACCAGGCGCTTTCCCTGCTAGCCGCCGCCAACAACCATGGCGATTTGGCCGTCAAGCTGTCTTCATTGAAGCAGGCCAAAGACATCTTGTTTTCTATTGAGCCGTCGCAGGCGGCGGAGCTTTTCCCTTACTTGGCCGAGCTTCAGTCTTCCCCCGAAACGCAAGTCAGGAAATATCTCCTTGA GGTAATTGATGAGGTTGGGGCCAAACCAAGCGAACATCTTTGCATATTATTTCCCGTCTTATTGACATTTTTGAAAGATAATAATCCCATTGTTGTAAAGCAATCTATTATCACTGGCACAAAAATTCTCTCTTGCGTGCTGGAAGAGTTGGCTTTACAG CATCAACGGCGTGATATAGTTGGGAGATGGCTTGAAGAGCTTTGGACAGGGCTGATCAAATTTAGGGATACTGTTTTGGCCATTATCTTTGAG GCGGGGCCTATTGCTCCAAAGTTGTTAGGGATAAAGTTTCTCGAAACATTTATTTTATGCTTCACATTGGATTCAACTGAGTTTGAAATGTGCAACCCTGAAG TAATGGTGAGGCAAGGTAGGATGTTTAACATCTCATGGATAGCGGAGAGTCATCCTATTCTGAATCCTCCTGCCCTCATGTCTGACGCAAATAAATATCTAGGGATctttttggaaattttgctgTCAGCTAGTAATTTGCCTGGTTGCGTGACAATTACTACTGTTAATAG TCTTGTAGCTATTGCAAGGAAAAGGCCTGTCTACTACAAAACTGTCTTGAAGGCATTGCTTGATTTTAGTCCAAGTGTAGAGATGGCTAAAGGCCGCCACACAGTCAGCATTCAGTTTTCTCTGAGAACTGCATTTCTAGGGTTTTTAAGGTGTACACATCCTTTCATGACCGAG TCAAGAGAGAAATTGCTTAAAGAGTTAAGAGCAATGAATGCTGGAGATGCTGCTGATCAAGTTATCCGCCAAATAGATAAAATCACGAGGAACAATGAACGTGCTTCACGTGATCTTCAGGTCAATAAG GATGATCAGCTGTCAAATCAGTTGCATATTGCAGGGGATTCGACTAAGAAAAGGACCACTCAAATCGACCATGAGGATCAGAATAATATTTATGATGCCTCTTTGAAGAGGCTGCGTCATGGTCCTCATAGCAATACAAATGCCGCAGCGGATACTAATGATGCTAGGCAGGATCATGTTAATGGCATATCTGCTAAGCCCCCTGTGTTGGATGGTGGTCTAACTCCTGTGGAGCAGATGATTGCTATGATTGGCGCTTTAATTGCCGAAGGAGAAAGAGGAGTGGAGTCTCTGGAAATTCTTATATCCAATATCCATGCCGATCTACTTGCTGATATAGTCATCACAAATATGAAGCACTTGCCCAAGAATCCACCTCCTTTGACAAAATATGGTAACTTGTCTTCGAAACATCGTAGTGACACAAGCGATCCTACCCATGTAGTTGCATCGAATGGTTTGGCAACTTCTACGCAGACGTTAGACCATTCGGCTCAATTACCTGCTTCATCATTGAGCACGACTAGCTTTGCTGTTTCAGATACATTTGCTTCTGCTAATCTATCTACAGATTCTAAACGTGATCCACGAAGG GATCCTCGTCGTCTTGATCCAAGACGGTTGGTGGTTCCTGTTGATGTGCCTCCAACATCTGTTTTGGAAGATAATGTTGTCCAATTTCCAACTGTACAGTCTGATTTCGACCCTGTCAGCTCCTCCAGCGCACTCATATCGGTACCTCAATCTGTTCCTGAAAGTGCTCCTCAGCCTCTGATGCCCACAATTCAAACTGACATAAATCTTCCAGACTCCCCAATGACAATTGAAGTGGACGAGTCTATCCAGAACGATGAAGTCCTTGATTTTGATGCCAACGCAATCACTCCAGATAAGGATGCAGATTATTCTGTACATATGTCACCATCTTTTAGCAAAGCTGAGGACATTGTTTCTCATGCATCAATGGATGTAGCCATGCTTGATGAGGCCTACTCACCTTCATCAGAAGAATCTGATGAACCACTGCCAGATATTTCAAATGCTGAAGCATCTGAGAGTGGATCTGCTGAGTTGCCAGTGCTTCCCTTGTACATTGAGCTGGATGAAGATCATCAAACACATGTCAAAAGACTGGCACTTGAACGGATAATTAACAAGTACCAGAATTCACACAGAACAGATattaaacaaacacaaattgCAGTGGTCGCCCGACTGTTCGCACAG ATTGATGTTAGTGATGTGATTGGGATGGTGCCGAAACTGATTATATCAGATTATGAACAGCAAAAG gGTCACGAGCTTGTGTTGCATATCCTATACCATCTCCATAGTCTTGTTATCTCAGACTCTGCATCATCTGCTGCTGCTGTATATGACAATTTCCTTCTGGCAGTG GCAAAATCTTTGCTAGTTGATCTACCAGCATCTAACAAGTCTTTTAGCCGACTTCTCGGTGAAGTTCCCTGCATACCTGATTCCATATTGGGGATGCTGGATGACATGTGTACCAAAAGTTATTCTGGAACTGATGGCCGTGATGGTGATCGTGTCACTCAGGGCCTTGGAGCAGTGTGGAGCTTAATTCTTAGTCGCCCTCTCATTCGCCAAGCATGTCTAGATATAGCTTTGAAG TGTACTGTGCACCCAAAGGACGATATCCAGGCTAAAGCCATACGCCTG GTGTCAAACAAACTCTATGCAGTTAGCTTTATTTCTGACAGCATCGAGCAGTTTGCAAAGAACATGTTCTTCTCAGCTGTAGATCAGCATTCTTCAGATTCATTACTATCAGCGTCTGCAAATTCTGACAGAAGAATTGGAGGACAG GTAGGAAGTGCAGAAACATCCACTAGTGGCTCTCAAGTTTCTGAGCCTGGGATTTCTCCAAATGAGACTATGAAAGGGGTTCAGGATGCACCCCTAGATGATTCATCAAATATATTTTCTCAAGCTCACAGGCTAATGTCCTTGTTTTTTGCACTCTGTGCTAAG AAACCTATTCTTCTTCAACTGGTTTTTGACAGTTATGTCCGTGCTTCGAAGGCAGTTAAGCAG GCTGTCCATCGTCATATAAACGTCTTGATGAGGGCTCTGGGGTCATCGTATTCAGAATTACTTCATATAATATCAAATCCACCCCAAGGAAGTGAAGATTTGTTGACACAG GTTCTTCATTTGTTATCCGAAGGGCGAGTACCACCTACAGATTTGGTGGTGACTGTTAAACATTTATATGAAACTAGGCTGAAG GATGCTTCTATTCTTATTCCTATCATATCTGCTTTTTCTAGAGATGAGGTGCTCCGTCTACCCTATTTTCCAAATTTCAGTTCTATAA ATGAAAtcgtttatttttttatgtgtttccAGGTTTTACCTATTTTCCCTCGGCTGGTCCAGCTTCCTCTACCCAAGTTTCAGATGGCACTGGCTCATATATTACAG GGCTCTGCTCATACAGGTCCTGCATTAACACCTGTTGAAGTCTTGGTGGCAATCCATGACATTTCTCCTGAGAGAGATTGTCTTCCACTGAAAAAG ATCACGGATACTTGCTCAGCTTGTTTTGAGCAGCGCACGGTTTTTACACAGCAAGTCCTGGCTAAGGCCTTAAACCAGATG GTTGACCGAACTCCACTTCCACTGCTCTTCATGAGAACTGTAATCCAAGCAATTGATGCTTTTCCGACACTG GTTGATTTTGTCATGGAAATCTTGTCTAAACTCGTCAACAAGCAG GTTTGGAGAATGCCAAAACTATGGGTTGGCTTCTTGAAATGTATCTCTCAAACACAGCCACATTCCTTCAACGTATTGCTCCAG ATGCCGTCTCCTCAGCTTGAATGCGCTCTAAGCAAGTATCCGAATCTTCGTGGTCCACTTACTGCTTTCACAAACCAGTCAAGTATTAAAACCTCTGTGCCTAG GACAAACCTATTGCTTCTTGGCCTTGCCTCTGAACCACACATGCAGCAACCACACGCTGTTTCGTATCTGCAGGCCTCCGATGGCCCGGCACATTAA
- the LOC121758371 gene encoding uncharacterized protein LOC121758371 isoform X2, producing the protein MAAALARDQALSLLAAANNHGDLAVKLSSLKQAKDILFSIEPSQAAELFPYLAELQSSPETQVRKYLLEVIDEVGAKPSEHLCILFPVLLTFLKDNNPIVVKQSIITGTKILSCVLEELALQHQRRDIVGRWLEELWTGLIKFRDTVLAIIFEAGPIAPKLLGIKFLETFILCFTLDSTEFEMCNPEVMVRQGRMFNISWIAESHPILNPPALMSDANKYLGIFLEILLSASNLPGCVTITTVNSLVAIARKRPVYYKTVLKALLDFSPSVEMAKGRHTVSIQFSLRTAFLGFLRCTHPFMTESREKLLKELRAMNAGDAADQVIRQIDKITRNNERASRDLQVNKDDQLSNQLHIAGDSTKKRTTQIDHEDQNNIYDASLKRLRHGPHSNTNAAADTNDARQDHVNGISAKPPVLDGGLTPVEQMIAMIGALIAEGERGVESLEILISNIHADLLADIVITNMKHLPKNPPPLTKYGNLSSKHRSDTSDPTHVVASNGLATSTQTLDHSAQLPASSLSTTSFAVSDTFASANLSTDSKRDPRRDPRRLDPRRLVVPVDVPPTSVLEDNVVQFPTVQSDFDPVSSSSALISVPQSVPESAPQPLMPTIQTDINLPDSPMTIEVDESIQNDEVLDFDANAITPDKDADYSVHMSPSFSKAEDIVSHASMDVAMLDEAYSPSSEESDEPLPDISNAEASESGSAELPVLPLYIELDEDHQTHVKRLALERIINKYQNSHRTDIKQTQIAVVARLFAQIDVSDVIGMVPKLIISDYEQQKGHELVLHILYHLHSLVISDSASSAAAVYDNFLLAVAKSLLVDLPASNKSFSRLLGEVPCIPDSILGMLDDMCTKSYSGTDGRDGDRVTQGLGAVWSLILSRPLIRQACLDIALKCTVHPKDDIQAKAIRLVSNKLYAVSFISDSIEQFAKNMFFSAVDQHSSDSLLSASANSDRRIGGQVGSAETSTSGSQVSEPGISPNETMKGVQDAPLDDSSNIFSQAHRLMSLFFALCAKKPILLQLVFDSYVRASKAVKQAVHRHINVLMRALGSSYSELLHIISNPPQGSEDLLTQVLHLLSEGRVPPTDLVVTVKHLYETRLKDASILIPIISAFSRDEVLPIFPRLVQLPLPKFQMALAHILQGSAHTGPALTPVEVLVAIHDISPERDCLPLKKITDTCSACFEQRTVFTQQVLAKALNQMVDRTPLPLLFMRTVIQAIDAFPTLVDFVMEILSKLVNKQVWRMPKLWVGFLKCISQTQPHSFNVLLQMPSPQLECALSKYPNLRGPLTAFTNQSSIKTSVPRTNLLLLGLASEPHMQQPHAVSYLQASDGPAH; encoded by the exons ATGGCCGCCGCCCTGGCGAGGGACCAGGCGCTTTCCCTGCTAGCCGCCGCCAACAACCATGGCGATTTGGCCGTCAAGCTGTCTTCATTGAAGCAGGCCAAAGACATCTTGTTTTCTATTGAGCCGTCGCAGGCGGCGGAGCTTTTCCCTTACTTGGCCGAGCTTCAGTCTTCCCCCGAAACGCAAGTCAGGAAATATCTCCTTGA GGTAATTGATGAGGTTGGGGCCAAACCAAGCGAACATCTTTGCATATTATTTCCCGTCTTATTGACATTTTTGAAAGATAATAATCCCATTGTTGTAAAGCAATCTATTATCACTGGCACAAAAATTCTCTCTTGCGTGCTGGAAGAGTTGGCTTTACAG CATCAACGGCGTGATATAGTTGGGAGATGGCTTGAAGAGCTTTGGACAGGGCTGATCAAATTTAGGGATACTGTTTTGGCCATTATCTTTGAG GCGGGGCCTATTGCTCCAAAGTTGTTAGGGATAAAGTTTCTCGAAACATTTATTTTATGCTTCACATTGGATTCAACTGAGTTTGAAATGTGCAACCCTGAAG TAATGGTGAGGCAAGGTAGGATGTTTAACATCTCATGGATAGCGGAGAGTCATCCTATTCTGAATCCTCCTGCCCTCATGTCTGACGCAAATAAATATCTAGGGATctttttggaaattttgctgTCAGCTAGTAATTTGCCTGGTTGCGTGACAATTACTACTGTTAATAG TCTTGTAGCTATTGCAAGGAAAAGGCCTGTCTACTACAAAACTGTCTTGAAGGCATTGCTTGATTTTAGTCCAAGTGTAGAGATGGCTAAAGGCCGCCACACAGTCAGCATTCAGTTTTCTCTGAGAACTGCATTTCTAGGGTTTTTAAGGTGTACACATCCTTTCATGACCGAG TCAAGAGAGAAATTGCTTAAAGAGTTAAGAGCAATGAATGCTGGAGATGCTGCTGATCAAGTTATCCGCCAAATAGATAAAATCACGAGGAACAATGAACGTGCTTCACGTGATCTTCAGGTCAATAAG GATGATCAGCTGTCAAATCAGTTGCATATTGCAGGGGATTCGACTAAGAAAAGGACCACTCAAATCGACCATGAGGATCAGAATAATATTTATGATGCCTCTTTGAAGAGGCTGCGTCATGGTCCTCATAGCAATACAAATGCCGCAGCGGATACTAATGATGCTAGGCAGGATCATGTTAATGGCATATCTGCTAAGCCCCCTGTGTTGGATGGTGGTCTAACTCCTGTGGAGCAGATGATTGCTATGATTGGCGCTTTAATTGCCGAAGGAGAAAGAGGAGTGGAGTCTCTGGAAATTCTTATATCCAATATCCATGCCGATCTACTTGCTGATATAGTCATCACAAATATGAAGCACTTGCCCAAGAATCCACCTCCTTTGACAAAATATGGTAACTTGTCTTCGAAACATCGTAGTGACACAAGCGATCCTACCCATGTAGTTGCATCGAATGGTTTGGCAACTTCTACGCAGACGTTAGACCATTCGGCTCAATTACCTGCTTCATCATTGAGCACGACTAGCTTTGCTGTTTCAGATACATTTGCTTCTGCTAATCTATCTACAGATTCTAAACGTGATCCACGAAGG GATCCTCGTCGTCTTGATCCAAGACGGTTGGTGGTTCCTGTTGATGTGCCTCCAACATCTGTTTTGGAAGATAATGTTGTCCAATTTCCAACTGTACAGTCTGATTTCGACCCTGTCAGCTCCTCCAGCGCACTCATATCGGTACCTCAATCTGTTCCTGAAAGTGCTCCTCAGCCTCTGATGCCCACAATTCAAACTGACATAAATCTTCCAGACTCCCCAATGACAATTGAAGTGGACGAGTCTATCCAGAACGATGAAGTCCTTGATTTTGATGCCAACGCAATCACTCCAGATAAGGATGCAGATTATTCTGTACATATGTCACCATCTTTTAGCAAAGCTGAGGACATTGTTTCTCATGCATCAATGGATGTAGCCATGCTTGATGAGGCCTACTCACCTTCATCAGAAGAATCTGATGAACCACTGCCAGATATTTCAAATGCTGAAGCATCTGAGAGTGGATCTGCTGAGTTGCCAGTGCTTCCCTTGTACATTGAGCTGGATGAAGATCATCAAACACATGTCAAAAGACTGGCACTTGAACGGATAATTAACAAGTACCAGAATTCACACAGAACAGATattaaacaaacacaaattgCAGTGGTCGCCCGACTGTTCGCACAG ATTGATGTTAGTGATGTGATTGGGATGGTGCCGAAACTGATTATATCAGATTATGAACAGCAAAAG gGTCACGAGCTTGTGTTGCATATCCTATACCATCTCCATAGTCTTGTTATCTCAGACTCTGCATCATCTGCTGCTGCTGTATATGACAATTTCCTTCTGGCAGTG GCAAAATCTTTGCTAGTTGATCTACCAGCATCTAACAAGTCTTTTAGCCGACTTCTCGGTGAAGTTCCCTGCATACCTGATTCCATATTGGGGATGCTGGATGACATGTGTACCAAAAGTTATTCTGGAACTGATGGCCGTGATGGTGATCGTGTCACTCAGGGCCTTGGAGCAGTGTGGAGCTTAATTCTTAGTCGCCCTCTCATTCGCCAAGCATGTCTAGATATAGCTTTGAAG TGTACTGTGCACCCAAAGGACGATATCCAGGCTAAAGCCATACGCCTG GTGTCAAACAAACTCTATGCAGTTAGCTTTATTTCTGACAGCATCGAGCAGTTTGCAAAGAACATGTTCTTCTCAGCTGTAGATCAGCATTCTTCAGATTCATTACTATCAGCGTCTGCAAATTCTGACAGAAGAATTGGAGGACAG GTAGGAAGTGCAGAAACATCCACTAGTGGCTCTCAAGTTTCTGAGCCTGGGATTTCTCCAAATGAGACTATGAAAGGGGTTCAGGATGCACCCCTAGATGATTCATCAAATATATTTTCTCAAGCTCACAGGCTAATGTCCTTGTTTTTTGCACTCTGTGCTAAG AAACCTATTCTTCTTCAACTGGTTTTTGACAGTTATGTCCGTGCTTCGAAGGCAGTTAAGCAG GCTGTCCATCGTCATATAAACGTCTTGATGAGGGCTCTGGGGTCATCGTATTCAGAATTACTTCATATAATATCAAATCCACCCCAAGGAAGTGAAGATTTGTTGACACAG GTTCTTCATTTGTTATCCGAAGGGCGAGTACCACCTACAGATTTGGTGGTGACTGTTAAACATTTATATGAAACTAGGCTGAAG GATGCTTCTATTCTTATTCCTATCATATCTGCTTTTTCTAGAGATGAG GTTTTACCTATTTTCCCTCGGCTGGTCCAGCTTCCTCTACCCAAGTTTCAGATGGCACTGGCTCATATATTACAG GGCTCTGCTCATACAGGTCCTGCATTAACACCTGTTGAAGTCTTGGTGGCAATCCATGACATTTCTCCTGAGAGAGATTGTCTTCCACTGAAAAAG ATCACGGATACTTGCTCAGCTTGTTTTGAGCAGCGCACGGTTTTTACACAGCAAGTCCTGGCTAAGGCCTTAAACCAGATG GTTGACCGAACTCCACTTCCACTGCTCTTCATGAGAACTGTAATCCAAGCAATTGATGCTTTTCCGACACTG GTTGATTTTGTCATGGAAATCTTGTCTAAACTCGTCAACAAGCAG GTTTGGAGAATGCCAAAACTATGGGTTGGCTTCTTGAAATGTATCTCTCAAACACAGCCACATTCCTTCAACGTATTGCTCCAG ATGCCGTCTCCTCAGCTTGAATGCGCTCTAAGCAAGTATCCGAATCTTCGTGGTCCACTTACTGCTTTCACAAACCAGTCAAGTATTAAAACCTCTGTGCCTAG GACAAACCTATTGCTTCTTGGCCTTGCCTCTGAACCACACATGCAGCAACCACACGCTGTTTCGTATCTGCAGGCCTCCGATGGCCCGGCACATTAA